A section of the Triticum dicoccoides isolate Atlit2015 ecotype Zavitan chromosome 7A, WEW_v2.0, whole genome shotgun sequence genome encodes:
- the LOC119331016 gene encoding uncharacterized protein LOC119331016, which translates to MAASGGSSGGCTWPDLQPEMLGVVLSRLPSHGDRVRFAAVCRPWRSSARLLRPLPPLLPWLALCDGTFLSLPDGAVHRLPVADDGVSIRASTGSRLFLVHGDDECSLTNPSPVTTTPVPEAAGWFRENPTVLKVLMSDHLVAALVESKGIYGSTTTKIIISTRGQPWDTTRCSTTEWAAPEDSFAIDIALFKGKLCVLLDTVLLDTGDEDEGYGQRHELRVLDDGHEQTTIQGTPIAGFEDDFDPYETDAYGQRHYLVVSGDRLLMVQRWINLPPIFPIDSGIEKRTRLFKVFQATGLSSGCGQWTEVDRLTGCALFVSEGCSESLPAGGQSSGVGVREDCIYFMNGDTCENPFPDSGVYNMRDQTVAPLLPATVAVPAAGYGPWSPTWLFPET; encoded by the coding sequence ATGGCCGCGTCGGGAGGCTCGTCCGGCGGGTGCACATGGCCGGACCTCCAGCCGGAGATGTTGGGCGTCGTGCTCTCGCGGCTGCCGTCGCACGGCGACCGCGTCCGCTTCGCCGCAGTCTGCCGCCCATGGCGCTCCAGCGCGCGGCTGCTGCGTCCGCTACCCCCGCTGCTCCCGTGGCTCGCCCTCTGCGACGGCACCTTCCTCAGCCTCCCCGACGGCGCCGTCCACCGCCTGCCCGTTGCGGACGACGGCGTCTCCATCCGGGCCTCCACCGGCAGCAGGCTCTTCCTCGTGCACGGCGACGACGAGTGCTCCCTGACGAACCCTTCCCCGGTAACGACGACCCCTGTCCCTGAGGCCGCCGGCTGGTTCCGAGAAAACCCGACCGTCCTGAAGGTGTTAATGTCCGATCACCTCGTCGCCGCCCTGGTGGAGTCCAAAGGCATCTACGGTTCCACGACCACGAAAATCATCATCTCTACCCGTGGGCAGCCATGGGACACCACGAGGTGCTCCACGACGGAGTGGGCGGCGCCTGAAGACAGCTTCGCCATAGATATTGCGCTCTTCAAAGGAAAGCTCTGCGTCCTCCTCGACACAGTCCTCCTCGACACAGGAGACGAGGACGAGGGATATGGACAGAGGCATGAGCTTCGTGTCCTGGACGACGGCCACGAGCAGACAACCATCCAGGGAACCCCAATCGCCGGGTTTGAGGACGACTTTGATCCTTACGAGACTGACGCGTACGGGCAGCGGCACTACCTCGTTGTCTCCGGCGATCGGCTGCTGATGGTGCAACGATGGATCAACCTGCCGCCAATATTTCCAATCGACTCGGGGATCGAGAAGCGGACTCGACTCTTCAAGGTCTTCCAAGCAACGGGCCTGAGCAGCGGCTGCGGACAATGGACCGAGGTCGATAGGTTGACAGGGTGCGCGCTCTTTGTCAGCGAAGGCTGCTCGGAGTCTCTCCCAGCCGGGGGTCAATCTAGCGGCGTCGGAGTTCGAGAAGACTGCATCTACTTCATGAACGGCGACACTTGTGAGAATCCCTTTCCAGACTCCGGCGTGTACAACATGAGAGACCAGACAGTGGCGCCGTTGCTGCCGGCAACGGTGGCGGTGCCCGCAGCCGGCTACGGTCCATGGTCTCCAACTTGGCTTTTCCCAGAGACTTGA
- the LOC119331015 gene encoding BTB/POZ domain-containing protein At5g41330-like: MASTENSPSPPMASTSVVTLNVGGELFQTTAATLSRAGASSPLASLGPSPAGAPHFLDRDPRLFAGILSFLRSGRLASPPPSAALLAEARHFSLDGLLLASLSPASTFSPLSLRPTALLPLTGRVAPSAVAISPSPHAASLVAAHGGVVTSFDAVLASRTSVLTPLPTIDSLVAVSPALALAGARDFPGVQLCRFPGDAPATASEALYWPDSPSSSVLSMAATAASETASQWLFASFESARRNSSAVVAFDLNSLSPVLEIGRKEVFGADVEAAIPPTKLSWLAGHNLLLAAGSHSGPAGMVGDIRLWDVRASSTVPVWEVREKEDCFADVAASDSLSALFKVGAASGEVFMADLRRLSGDGTSVDPWVCIGDRQRAGAATASRRKDGNNCRIECYRNWVFVARDAYVEVWTQVEITSEAGEKKVMKKNWVGNGPSMVTADGGEKAKIVSWAFGGSRMALARVDHRSIEVWDSASGAISGNL; the protein is encoded by the coding sequence ATGGCTTCCACCGAGAATTCCCCATCCCCACCCATGGCGTCCACCTCCGTCGTCACCCTCAACGTCGGCGGCGAGCTCTTCCAGACCACCGCAGCCACCCTCTCCCGCGCAGGCGCTTCCTCCCCTCTCGCCTCCCTTGGCCCCTCACCCGCCGGCGCGCCACACTTCCTCGACCGCGACCCTCGCCTGTTCGCCGGCATCCTCTCCTTCCTCCGCAGTGGCCGCCTCGCGTCTCCTCCTCCCTCCGCCGCTCTCCTCGCCGAGGCTCGGCACTTCTCACTcgacggcctcctcctcgcctccctctccccgGCGTCCAccttctcccccctctctctgCGCCCCACCGCCCTCCTTCCCCTCACCGGCCGCGTCGCTCCCTCCGCCGTGGCCATATCCCCCTCCCCGCACGCGGCCTCCCTCGTCGCCGCGCACGGCGGGGTCGTCACCAGCTTTGACGCCGTGCTCGCCTCCCGCACCAGCGTCCTGACGCCGCTCCCCACCATCGACTCGCTCGTCGCGGTGTCCCCCGCCCTCGCCCTCGCTGGCGCCCGCGACTTTCCTGGCGTCCAGCTCTGCCGGTTCCCGGGCGACGCCCCTGCCACGGCTTCGGAGGCTCTATATTGGCCAGACTCGCCTTCTTCTTCTGTGCTGTCTATGGCCGCCACAGCGGCCTCAGAAACGGCGTCACAGTGGCTATTTGCCAGCTTCGAGTCCGCGCGACGGAATTCGAGCGCCGTGGTGGCGTTCGATCTGAATTCTCTGTCACCTGTGCTGGAAATCGGGAGGAAGGAGGTGTTCGGTGCGGACGTCGAGGCAGCAATACCACCGACCAAGCTCAGTTGGCTTGCTGGGCACAATCTCTTGCTTGCGGCCGGATCACACTCCGGGCCGGCTGGAATGGTGGGTGACATACGCCTGTGGGACGTCCGGGCAAGCTCGACGGTGCCGGTGTGGGAGGTGAGGGAGAAGGAGGATTGCTTTGCAGATGTTGCTGCATCAGACTCACTGTCGGCATTGTTTAAGGTGGGGGCTGCCTCAGGTGAGGTTTTCATGGCTGACTTGAGGAGACTTAGTGGTGATGGCACCAGTGTTGATCCTTGGGTGTGCATCGGAGACCGACAAAGGGCCGGAGCTGCCACAGCATCTCGCAGGAAGGATGGGAATAACTGTAGAATTGAGTGCTACCGTAATTGGGTGTTTGTGGCACGGGACGCATATGTTGAGGTGTGGACACAGGTGGAAATTACATCAGAGGCTGGGGAGAAGAAGGTGATGAAGAAGAACTGGGTAGGGAATGGGCCATCGATGGTCACTGCAGACGGCGGGGAGAAGGCCAAGATCGTGAGCTGGGCCTTCGGAGGCAGCAGGATGGCATTGGCTAGAGTTGATCATCGGTCTATTGAGGTGTGGGATAGTGCTTCTGGGGCAATATCAGGTAATCTCTGA